Genomic segment of Syngnathus acus chromosome 10, fSynAcu1.2, whole genome shotgun sequence:
CCACGGGACGAATGGTGCTCGAGGAGGAGCCGCAGGAGTCTgagggggaaaatgagaagacTGCTCCATTACTGAAGCCTAAGCGTTGTGCGAGCATACAACTGAGCTGGGTCCCAAAACTCGGACTTATAACATCCTACTTTGACGCCGTCTCGGTATCAAGGAGCTGTGAAAAATAGCCGTTTGCCACCATATTGTGAAATCTAGTAGTCACTACAAAGTATGATGGAGATGAAGTTTggtctaaataaaaaaaatggtgctttgctgccatctgcaGACCATTTGATACCTTCAATTAAAAAATCCTTTCAGGAAGAAATGGCTAACAATGGGGAGCCGCAACGCCCACAGTGGACGCACTGTTTTTATGTCACAGTGCAAAAATTGTGCAAGACGTACAAGATGATGCAAAAGGCCTGGCTAACCAGGGTGCAAGAAAGTTGCTTCGACGCGTTACCTGCGGAACGTGGCGTCCTTGCTGGTGACGATGGGGTTCGGCCTGGTGTTTAACGCCAACTCGGGATGCGCCAGAGCGCCCAATCTGAGGGACGCGGCGTCGCGTTCTTCGACAAGCCTGCTGTTGACGTTTGCTAGACGATTCAGGCACGCTCGCCACTCTCGTAACTCAATCTGCTGAGCCAAGTGCAGGACGTCGAAGGAGGCCTTCTGGCGGAGGAGATGATCACGTACCTGGTAAGAAATTTGACAGCCATTTtattggttgttgtttttttttttttttttaatgtcaccaGCACAGGGGAGAGTCACTGAAGCTAAAGCGACAGCTGCCAAATATGTAGTATGCAtttttataaatcaggatatggATCCCAAAGCATTACAAAAGGGCTAGTAGATGGCTTGCCAATCCGCAGCCTTCATCATATTCGATCTGGTCCTTTGGAAGAATGCTGTAGTGCAAACACGAGAGGTCCTTGTGTTCACAAACCTCATCCAGTTGGCTGGCGAGATCGCTCTGTAGAGCCAGTTGCAGGGCCAAGTCTGCCTTCAGCACCGGCACGACGAACAGCCGGGCGGACTCCCGAAGGACCGGGGACACCGGTCCGTGGAGCTGAACTTCCATCTCCGCCTCCACGGCTTGCAATTCCATCCTAGACGCCACCTCGCGCACACGAAGCGAGGCCGGGTTGGCGATACGCTGCTGGGGTAAAGCGGTCGACACGAGAGGTGACGCCCACGCACCGAATCGTCCGATACGCTCTTGTCGCGGCGCTCCGCGTTTACCTGGACGCTCGCCAACTTCTCAGAAAGCCAGTCGCGCCCGGCCTTGACGCTCGCCTCCTCTGCTGTGGCTTGCATCAGTTGGTGCTGGGTCGTGATGTGCACCAACTCAAGTCTGGCCACATGGGTCCTCTTTTGCGCCGCTTCACTCTTTTTCTtatcctcctctttctcttctcCTTGACAAGAGCTGAGGTCCAACCCCTGGAAACTTTCTGAGGAGGAGGTGTCAACAAGGTCCGCGAAGAAGTGATTCCGAGCGAAAGCGGCGAGCGTTTTGGTGTTGAGCTCCTCTTGGCGAAGATACGGATCGAGAGAGAGCTGAGAAAGAAGAGGCTCGCGCTTTCTGCCGGCGGATGCCTGCGCCGCTTCCGGCTGAACGGACAGGTGCCACGAACGTCAGCTCGCCCGCCTTGTCTGCGAGGCTTTGGAGCTCAGCGTTGGTGTTGGCGTTCTCGGCTTCCAGAGAAGCGCTAGCCTCCTTTAGCCGGGACGCAGCCCGTTCCAGTTCGGCGGCGAGCCGGAGGTCCACATCCGCACCGGAAGCGGCCACGGCCTGCAGCCTCTTGAGGCGCTGCTGCTTCAGAGCCTTCTCCTTCATCAACGCCTGAAACTCCCCTTCCAAATCTTCTACAGTGACGCACTCCTCGGCTGAACTGCTCTCTTTGAATGGTCCGATGGTTTTCAGGACCTTGTCTAAGGCTGCTTGGTCCAAGATGGGCATGCCGGACTTCTGGAGCTCTCGATAAGCCCGCACTTCCTCTGTGGTCAAAACATTGCTCTGGTTCAGGCTCTGACAGACAAAACGCAAGAAGTGCAGGTTTTCCGGAGAACCGTTGAACATCCAGTCGAACTCGGAGGGCTCCAGAGAGGCTGCGTCGGGATAGCCCAGTCGAGCCATGGCCCTCCACAAAATGCCCACCGCTTAACATGTGCGCTCGCATTATCTTGTTGTTGTGCAACTGGAAGGGAACAAGGATGTTTACAAGGCTTGTTaacttgagtttttccttCCAATCCTACCcagcacatttaaaaacaacagaagCCAACCGACGTGCGGCACATGAGGTCTTCTTGTGGCGCTGAGGCTAAACATCTTGATTCGATTGTTCCATAGATGTAATCATTTTTCTATGACCATTAGATTTTGTTGCGTTGGTGATGAATTAGAAACGGCAGACGCAATTGGCAGTGTCTCTTTGGGACATGGGATTAGCAAGGTAGCTTGAGGTATGCCTTTAGCTTGCTTTCCCTTCTCTAAGACACTCTTTGCACGAATGAGTTGATTTCATTGAAGACTGCCACGTCCGATCACAGAGTAGGAATCCTGGAGACGAGCGTTCGACTTTCTTCCGCAACCCTCGCAGAGAAGGCTCCACAGCTGTGTCTCCATCTTTCTAGCATAGCATATAGAAGGCAGCTTCCTGGTATTTACTCTTAGCATAGCGAGCATCAAAATAAAGAACTGGAAAAATAGCTGTAGAGATACACCAAATGTCAAAGTGATGAAACACAACTCACAATTTCAATCGGGTTCCCGCAGGTTCGCAAGCAGCCACTCGAAGGCGGCCGCGGACTTGAAACGCGCGCCTAAGCCTGAACGTCATCAACAGAGGACACTGTCGACATGATGACGTACGCGTGCTTTCAGCCAATCGCGTGCGAGCCAAACATTTTAGTTTCCGCCCATCTTTTATAGTCGTCTGCCTCAAATTAAAATCGCCGCAATACCCAAGTTGGAAAGGGCGCCTACTGTCCTCGTCCTACAGTCGACAATAACTGGTAAGGGAGAATGGCAAAGTCGAAATGTATTCTTCTTTATGAATTTTACGAGGAAGCTGCTAAATCACATGTTCTAGCGCTCCAAATGCCCCGCAgtcttttttaattcaagaaTTCACTTGAAACGAACTCGGCAACAATTGCATTCCGCATCGGAGAATATTTGCTCGAATACGGGATATGAAGAACACCACGAGTTTAACTCAagggtgtgcagacttttgTTCTCAAGGGCCACATGGGGTTTTGAAGAGGCCAGTCGGGCCGTGTAATTTGTAGAGTAGGTAAAACTAAATACGTCGAGTAAAGGTTTAAATCGGAGTAAAACAGCTTTGTAATAAATTCATCATCCGTATTTTCTTAATAttaatgtcattattttttcaattaacGGCAAAGTTCTTCATTGTGGGAAAGCTTATTTATTACAGTGAAAAACGTAAAATGATTTAGCACACCACTTTTGTATTTGATGTAAACTGGTGATTtttgttctaaaaaaaaaatctggctctttttaaaattgtacttGAGTATTTTAATTATAACTAAACAGTTAAGTGAATAAAAAACGTATTAACGGTTTATGATACCAAAATGATGCTTATTTCCTGATCGCAAGTACGATCCATTTATCTCTAATCACccaaatattttatgaaagaaaaagcatgtaCAATCGTTAAAATTGTAACTATTTTCTATAGTCGGTGAAGTACTTTACGGATGAGcaatattcatccatccattttccaaacTGCTTCTCCTTACGAGGTTCGCCGGAGCCTATCTcggctgactttgggcagtaggcgggggacaccccgAACCGTAGCAAGGCCAACGCAAGGCACACGAGAAAAACCAATCATTCGCAATTTGGAGTGAAACGCTTATCTAAAATGGTCATTTTATCCTTAATGACTTGCgaacattaaataatcatCTCGTTGATAAACATTGCGTTTGCCCGGGTTGAAACAGCAACCTCCCCGATCGTATTTTCGGCATGACATTTTAACGTGGTCCATCCAGGTGCTGACCCAAACGCCCAACCATGGTTCGAGCTAAGACGTGGACCCTGAGCAAATATTTCCAAGGCTTTCCCAAGGAAAGCGACTTCCAGCTCAAAGCGGAGGAGCTCCCCGAGCCTAAAGATGGACGTacggccattttgttgttgttttcacgTTCAACTATCAAACTGCAGTCTTTCCGTCTTATTGCCTTTTGTGTtccgtttgttttgtttcagagGTGCTTTTGGAGGCCTTGTTTCTGAGTGTTGACCCTTACATGAGGTCAGTGAAAAGAAACCCGCTTTAAAAAGTTCCAAGTTTAGAATTCATTCTAGGGAgactttcaaacatttttaaatcttataacattttaatataaatattatattattgatTATAATACAAATGAATTTATTGCTGATGTTGGTCACAAAATAATGTGGAATAATGATTTCAGTTTCATCATTTGCAAtcggatgtttttttcctacttTGAAATTCTTTCTAACGCGATTTGAAAGTCTGCGTTGCCAAATGTAATAAAGTCACTTCTTGTCTGCTCAGGCCTTTTAGCCGCGTTCGCATGAAAGAAGGAGACGTGATGATCGGAACTCAAGTGGCCAAGTAAGGAGCAGAGAGACGACATCGTGCACATGTGCAGCCGCAGAGCAACAAACAGGacagactgactgactgactcactGGGATGGAATGGCAATGTTTAGGATGAGTCACTCACGTCTTCAAAGTTCTCCTGGCTTTGTTGTCGTGTAGGGTGATCCAGAGCAAAAACGCAGCGTTTCCCGTAGGGGCCCACGTCGTGGGCCGCGGCGGATGGAGAACACACACCGTGTCGGACGGCTCCGACCTCATCCCGGTCATGCCCGATTGGCCTCGGGACGTTTCGTTGTCTTTGGCTCTTGGCATCGTGGGCATGCCTGGgtaaggaagggagggagggatggatgaaGGTAGTTGTTGTCAAACATCTTGCGGCAAACGCAAAAGCAAGTCACGATTCCGTCGCAACAACGTATTGCACAAAGTAGAAATGGAACGTGTCCGCCGAGACAAAGGTGCAGTTAGCTTCGATCTGTGACTTGAACGCGGCCGTTTTGTAGCTGTGACCCTGAAGTTGAAACCAGTGAGGAGCGTCGCGTCACGTCACGTCACACATAGAAAGATACCAAAACGTTGTGTAGGTTAGGCTAGCAGTCTAAGAACAGTATCTTGTTCCGTATCCGACACAAAAGAACTCTTTTCTGGCTGGCGTCTATCCAATCGTTCAACTGCGACTATACGGTATCATTGCAAGCGTTGAAGGAAAAAGGCGAGCCGGATCCTTACCTACTGCACATCCTCTCGGTCACCAGGCTGACTGCTCTGTACGGAATCGAAGAAGTCCTGGAGCTGAAATCGGGCGAGACGTTGCTGGTGAACGCGGCGGCGGGGGCGGTGGGCTCGGTGGCGGGGCAGATAGCCAAAATGAAGGGCTGCAAGGTGGTGGATTCGCGGGCCTCCGACGCCAAGGTGGCCTTCCTCAAAGAGCTGGGCTTCGACGAGGCCTTCAACTACAAAACGGTGGGCTCCCTGGAGGAAGCTCTGAGGAAGGCCGCTCCCGATGGATACGACTGCTTTTTCGAAAACGTGAGCCGACGACCGCGCTTCCTGCCCTCGCGTTTCTGTTGCTCCTCATGTTTTTAGGACTGACTACTCTTCAGGTGGGAGGCCCTTTCTCCAGCGTCGCCATGTCACAGATGAAAGATTTTGGAAGAATCGCCGTGTGTGGAAGTATATCCACCTACAATGACACCGAGGCGCAGACAGGTACGCACACGCGCgcttgtgttttcatttaaagGAACGCAATTTCACTAGAGGGCGCCATTGTCCTTTGAGAAACTGAGCGGCCGTTTGAGAGGAAGCTGGTCGTTTCTGTTCTTTGGGGAgtttcaacaaaatatttcattgcattttttggTCAATACATTTATCACCAAGGTCATTTAAAAGCAGATTTCTGCTTTCCGTGGGGGAACTAGGCCAGGCCATGATGAGCATATAACTGGACAAAACGTGGCCTCATGTGGCCCGCAGGCCTTATTTGGCGAGCCCCACCGTGGGGAGCCATTTTGAGCTTGTATCTGTCGCTCCGACAGGCCCGTATCCTCAAATGACCATGATCGTCAAGCAGCTCAAGATGGAGGGCTTCATGCAAAGCAGATGGGAACCAAAGCACCCAGAGTCCCTCAGGAGGCTCATGGCCTGGTTGAAAGAGGTTCGTGGAGGGAGGAAAAACACGTCACCGTTGGACTTGCCGGCATTGTTCCTCCCTGCAAACAAACGGCTGCTTTTGGTTTCCGTCTCGCAAACAAACGGCTGCTTTTTGTTTCCGTCTTCCAGGGTAAACTGCAGAGCCGCGAACACGTCACCAAAGGCTTTGAAAACATGCCGGCGGCTTTCATGGGAATGCTGCGAGGAGAAAACATCGGCAAGGCTATCGTGGCAGTCTGATGTGAAGACACCAAGTGATGGAAACCACACAAGTCGCAAGAATGACAACGCAACTTTTTCTCTCTGATGTATTGAGCATTTAAAAAGGAATAAATCATGTGCAGGTTTTGGCAGCCTCGCAATACCGATGATGCGATTGGCAGCAATGATAGCCTGAAGTCTTTTGCATATGCcttgccttcttgtttttacttttgtgtatattgtgtactatgtctggtcaccgtgggatagtgggaaacgtcatttcgatctctttgtgtgtcttgacatgtgaagaaattgacaataaagcagactgaCACAAGCTTGACACATGACGGGGGGGGCAGGGGAGTCTGGTACGCAGCCAAATTGTTGCCCAGATCCCAGGTTTTTGTgatattaaaatcattttaaattccaAGGTACTGTATAAACTATTCAATAGACTACTAAGTAAAAAACAATGGCGCAAGACTGACATTACAAAGAGCTGAACATCAACAATTTCCTAAACGTGGGGGTAAACTTTATTGTGGTCTGAAGAGACCCATTCTAAATCTAAAAGGTATGTTTGGCTCTAACAAGATACATTTATCGTGTCTTACTCCGACAGTCTGTTAAATCCAATTAAATAGCACGGCGATTGAAGATGAAGGCCTCCCCGCTCAAGTGGGCCAACCCTTTATTTTTGCCTGATTTGAATCTGAATGGCGGTCGCGAGAGCCTCGTCGCCACGGTTACCAAAGATGCTCTTCATTTATTAATGTTAGTGAACCACTTGGTTATGTGGTTGGTCGGGCACCACCGTCCTTTCATATAGTGAGATATTTCTACTACTACACGTGTAGGGTTCAGTTCagagacaaacacaaatgatacAAATAGTCTCGAAGCGTAACACCATTGCGTGGATTAGGTTGACATCATGTGAAAAACAGAATGAAGCTCATAAAACATCGAGTGTGTTTTAAAAGCTCTCGGCATGTGCGTGTAAGTAAGCACTCAACGTTTATTTTGGTGGTTGCACTTACCCCTTCTATTTTGAAAAGAATCACACGACTTCCTCATGTGCTTGTGTTGAGCTTGCCGCAGGGAGGAGCGTGTTGCGTACAAACCGCCGTAACGGCACACAAGACGAGTCATTTCCACTTGGCCGGCCTTCAAGCGTTTTGCAAAAGTGAACTagctgccttgccttgcccaTTTCCCCCAGCAACAATCGCCATGGGTTTGATCAACATTCAAAGCTTGGTAAGTTGGCTCGGTTTCCGGGTATTTGAAAGCCCAAACCATCATCATTTGGCATGTCTCCACGATTGTTCCCACCCTTTGCTCGAAGGTTGGAACAGTTCACTTGTGTGTGGACTTTGTAACATATTAACTACTGAAGTAATGGTTGGGACCTCGAATCGACATCGTTACAGAAAGAACGACAgaacgataaaaaaaaaaaaaggctcaagGTACATCGCTAATGGTGAACCTGAAAATAGTGACCGATTGGGCAGAGTTAACGGAGCTAACTCGCGGGGCCATCCATTGGCTTGAcagagccggccggccggccgctatcgaagctaatgctaatgccaCCTTCTTCGGCAAACAAGGATGGCGTCACACCTACATTTCCGGACACCGCAATTCCAATCCAAAGGACGTTAACGACAAGAATAAAAGTTACATTGGAGTATTTTGGATCAGTGAAAAGTAACGTCGGATTCAATAAAATTGTCGAGCTGGTGAGGCGGGAAAACGGGCTACTGTAATTTGCCCCTCCAAAGAAACTTGACGAGTCAACTACAATAGGCGCTACAAATGtgcgatttgttttttttttctttcttccaacTCACCTCATTAACTTTTGAGTTCGTCTCACTCGAGTGGTTGCCTTGGCTCGATTTCGGGTGGTTTTTTCCTCAGCGATGTTCCCTTCGTCCAATTTCGGACTAATTCTGTTCAAATGGAGCTCGAACCTGGTCATCACCTGATGCTGACGTCATGCTGCGTTCGCGGTCAGCGGGACAAGTCGAACGGTCGTTTGTGCTGTTGAATTGTTTGCCCTGCTACGATACCCCCCGATTTCTGCTCCCCAGGAAGAGTTTGAGGATTACCTGAATAACAGCGGAAACAAGCTGATTGTGGTGGACTTCACAGCAAGTTGGTGTGGACCCTGTAAAATGATCGGCCCTGTTTTTGAAGTGAGCCAACAATGTCTCTTCTGTTCAATGTTGTCTCTTCTGTTCAATGTTGTGCGTCGTGATGTGATGGCTAAACTAAAGGGTGAGGGTGGATTCCCTTGCAGGCAGCGTCGAAAGACCCGGACTACGCACATGTGATTTTCCTCAAAGTGGATGTGGATAAGTGTCAGGTACGCTCGCTAGAAGCAGGAAGGGTGGCCAAAAGCCCTCAAACATCTTAGCTGTGGTCATGAGGAAAGTGGCGAAACTTCCTCCGCTGAAGTGTCATTAGCAGCTTGAGCTTTTACATCGACTTCCTGTTGTGTATCAAGGCTCGCCGCCatctttcattattatttttaaatcagggatgaattgtattgtttttgacTGACTTGGACTTTGTGCTTTTCAGGAGGTGAGCTCAAAATGCGACATCAACTGCATGCCCACATTCCACTGTTACAGGAATGGAAAGAAGGTAAGCATAACACTTTTGATGTCATCTTGTGGAATTTGAAATTCCTCaatgttctgtttttgttcctaCTTTTTACAGCAAGCTGAGTTCTCTGGGGCCAATGTTGAAAAACTCAAGGAATTGATCAAATCACAAAGTAAACAACAGTAACCATCTTTATTCCACCCAGCATGAATTCAGTGcatgtcttgtgtgtgtgtgtgtgttggaacAAGTGACAAGAACGTCGCTTCAATAAAACATTGGCCCGAGTTGCTCGGAAATGATTTCCGCTGTGGATTTAATCACTGGTAACTCTTTTTGTCATCACAAATGCATCACACCTACCAAGTGTGTCAAAAGCAAATACAGCCATTTATGctttaattcaatttaaaaaaaaaaaaaaaaaaagttactttaCATAGACTGGACAAACATACATCATTtgtacaagtgtgtgtgtatatatagcaGCGTATGTTCAATACTGTTGTTtcttaataatgaaaaaaaatacagctttATATTACAAATGGGTTCTTGCTTTGTGAGGAAGTCCCCTGCCAACAGGGGCCAGAGAAATGTTTAGAAGTGATAGTATCCCGACCTCCGTTTCCTTCAACGACAGAGGAAAATCTTTTAGGATCTGCTTTGCCGTCGCTCTGCACTGCCAAACGTTACCTGGAGCAGTCGTGTCCGCCCCACCCTGGACTGCAGTGGCACCGATTGGGCCTGATGCATCTGCCTCCGTTCAGACAAGGCGACAAACACGCGGCTGCCAACGCACATCCAAGAAATGAGAAGCCGCGGGCgatgctcgctcgctcgctcgctggctcACTCACCGCTGTGGCAGCGGGTGCCCGTCCACCCGGCGGGACACTCGCACTGGTAGGGAGCCACGCAGCGCCCTCCGTTCAAGCACGGCAGGATGCAGATGGCTGCTCAAAGAGGGACAAAGATGTGACCAGCTTCTTGTTTGACTACATTCCAGAGAAGCCGTGCTGAACAAATCAACATTTCCCCCTCCAGATTGCAAAACGTTCACAAACTCGCTAAGTCAGTACGTCCCGTTGCGACAAGAATGCAAAGTTGCACGGCACGCTGAGATGAACAAGCGGCCGCACCCACACGTGCCCCTTCCTTCACCTCGGAAAGGAAAATCACAACATGTCGAAACCGCTGGCGGGCGGGCAACTCGGTGTCGTGCGGGGCCGGGGTCTCATGTGGAATGTGTGAGAAATGGGCCTTGTCGGGAAAGAATCAGCTACTCACGCTCCTCGCAGAGTCGGCCCATCCATCCTTCCGGGCAGGCGCAGGTGTTGGGCCTTTGACACACGCCTCCATTCTGGCAGGGCAGCCAACACACAGCTGACACACATTTCATACAGGTGAGAATGCGTGCAGGAGCGCAACTCATTTTCATACTAGCTGCCACAAAACGTGTTGAAATTGTTGTTTGGGACTAGTCCGGGAAGGAAAGGAATGCAATTGTCAGGCTGACTTGCAGAATGACTGCCACTCCCACAACACAGCAGAGCACAGCAGAGCACAGTGAACCCTCGCCAGATTGCAACACTGCTCATTTATGGGAGTCGCTCAATAATGTTGCTTTTATCGACTTGGACTTTTATCGGATGATTTTATTGTGATTGCAATTGCATCAGAATATCGAGATGGAgggcggggtggggggttcAGGAACAGTTTTGACGATATTTTATAATGACCGTAACCTGCCTGCGAGGTTTCACTTAATATGTTAGCGTGAAGCTAACAGACTTTAGACAAAATGACATGATTTGTTTGAACATCTTGGTGCTTAGCAACGTTTGTTGGATGTGTTTGGTAAAACCAAAAATAGattcaaaaaaacaacttcatCTGGTGCCAAATGATCAAGTTGAAGCAAGCGCTCTTTGCAGAGTGACACATTTTGAAAGTTTCGAGGAGTatccatacacacacacaaacctagCCCCCCCTACCTCTGCAGGTGGGAGGCGGCGTCCAGCTGCCATTCTCCAGACAGCGGCTCCTTCCGACGCCCTCCATGGCGTAGCCGCCAAAACACGAGTACGCGGCCACGTCCCCGAACTGGAAGACCGCTCCCCGAACCAGCCCGTGGGCCACGTGGAGGGGGGGGCCACAGGAGACCCCTGTACAACAGCCCAGCGGTTACTCGCTACAGCAGAGACGCGCTTTGGCACTTGAGCTCCACCAAAGGAGAATGAACGTGACAATGGTTGCTATGGAAGCGGCTCATTGGACTCAGTGTCAGCCTTTGGTGCAGACTCAATTGGTTGGCATCAAAGCGTAGGCACAGTGAGGACATGAAAACAAGAGGAGGGCTTGAAgccctttttgtattttctttggcCAGCAATATTTCTCAAAAGATGAGCCTGGATCAAATGTTTGACGCCTCTCAGCTTTGGGCCTTCACGACTTGAAACCAAAGCCAAACCTACTTTTGCGCCAGGAAGCGGGGGTTCACTGTATTTGCTACGCTAGTCAGCTTTCCTGACATATTCAGATGATTCATTTCTGATTGGTCGAGCTGGTGACATATTCAGTCCAAATATGAACTTATTCATAGCGCAACAATTTGGGACAAAGATGGAACAGCGGCCAAAACGATTCATTtcagtgcatgtgtgtgcgcctgtgtgtgtgctacGTGAGGTAGAAGCGGTGGACGTACTTTCACACACGGAGCTGGGGGTGCTCCAGGTCTGGTCCGGCCTGCACGTGATGGCGCCGCCCCCTCTCGGCTGCTGGCCTTTCGGGCAGTTGACCCGCACCGCCTGACCCACGTAGAACTTGCGGCCCTCGGCGCGGCCGTCCTTCCAGCCGGGAGGCGTCGGGCACGCTTTGGCTGCGGAACAAAGGAGAGCTTCACATTTGCGCTGGCAATCTGTCCGTCGGCTGCCTGCTTTCTCACGCTGGCAAGCGGGGAAGGCCGAGCTCCAGGTGTTGCCCCCCATGCACATGACCAGGGCATCTCCCACCAGGCTGTAGCCTTGGTCACAGGCGAAGGCCAAAGCGCGTCCGGTGATCAGGTTGTGTTCTTGAACTTTGCCGTGAAGCATCCGCTCGGGGCCCTCGCAGCCCCGAGCCGCTGAAATCACACAATCGCATCAGGCTCATCGCCGTTCTCCAACCTCGACAGCGGCGGGACAAAGTCTCCGGGCCAGACCGAGTCCACCGGACTCTATTTTCACATCCGTGCCTCGAGTCAATTTGGCAGCGCGGGAAAGAAAGGAGCCGCTTGTGAAATGCGCTGCGACCGCGCCCACAGCGGCGCAGCCCTCCCGCAGCCTCTGCGCTGATACGAATGGATCAAAACCACTCAAGAGCTACTCGTGGAAAAACAGAGCCCTTGGCTTCAACGAGCGAGCTGAGCGCCTCCAGATTCAGCTGGGCACCAGAGAAACGGTGCGCCGATGTCGCCTTCGGGTGCTCACCTTCGCAGGAAGGCACGGGCAGGCTCCAGGTGCCGTTGGCCAGACAGACAAGCGTGGCGGGGCCGAGCAGCCGCAGGCCGGCGTGGCACGCGAAGCTGGCGTTGTGCAGGTACGTTTCTCCCGTGGCTCGCACCGTCGCGTTCTTGACGGTCGGGGGAGGCCCGCAGGACCGCGCTGGGGGGAGACCACGCAGGGCCGAATCAACAAACAGCGGGCCACGACGACGCTCGTCTCTACCGACTTACCGAGGCAGGCCGGTCGAGTACCGCTCCACGTTTTGTCCGCCTGGCAGGTCTGGACAGAGTCCCCCTGTGGAAGACATAATTGAAGTTCAGCGCAGGCAGCGCGTTTCCTCCCCCACCCAGGTGCTCCTGGTACCAATGTCACAAAGAGGGGGATTTGGTTTCTTTCTTCAACAGTGACGTCCTGAGACTCGCTTGAAACGTCAAGGTCGGGACTCGGGACTCATATTATCGGTttataccaggggtgtcaaactggtttttgtcgcaggccgcattgtTGTCCtgggagggccattatgacatATGTCAACGCCATATATGATATAtgtacacaacaaactgaccAATAACAAgtgtttgaaatcagagacgagtaaaaacgGCTGAAATATCTTTCAAAAGATGCATAGTAATGAAAACTTTTTGACAATTtgagtattgacacatgaagtcgatg
This window contains:
- the haus3 gene encoding LOW QUALITY PROTEIN: HAUS augmin-like complex subunit 3 (The sequence of the model RefSeq protein was modified relative to this genomic sequence to represent the inferred CDS: inserted 2 bases in 1 codon; deleted 1 base in 1 codon); the encoded protein is MRAHMLSGGHFVEAMARLGYPDAASLEPSEFDWMFNGSPENLHFLRFVCQSLNQSNVLTTEEVRAYRELQKSGMPILDQAALDKVLKTIGPFKESSSAEECVTVEDLEGEFQALMKEKALKQQRLKRLQAVAASGADVDLRLAAELERAASRLKEASASLEAENANTNAELQSLADKAGELTFVAPXSVQPEAAQASAGRKREPLLSQLSLDPYLRQEELNTKTLAAFARNHFFADLVDTSSSESFQGLDLSSCQGEEKEEDKKKSEAAQKRTHVARLELVHITTQHQLMQATAEEASVKAGRDWLSEKLASVQRIANPASLRVREVASRMELQAVEAEMEVQLHGPVSPVLRESARLFVVPVLKADLALQLALQSDLASQLDEVRDHLLRQKASFDVLHLAQQIELREWRACLNRLANVNSRLVEERDAASLRLGALAHPELALNTRPNPIVTSKDATFRRLLRLLLEHHSSRGRVEPFQTYEALKQAACGLANNLQASHQALTAVSRDQDFTVAQVQGHCEALREAVSSEFQELRVSCPVATADRELLCPHAQELMEKLREAESCLERLQEAVHEIKGKINTKHLQLECNSLLRHERELYIRFHLDVQLLQSALEDLERRRLLTSRRE
- the LOC119128404 gene encoding prostaglandin reductase 1-like isoform X2, which gives rise to MVRAKTWTLSKYFQGFPKESDFQLKAEELPEPKDGQVLLEALFLSVDPYMRPFSRVRMKEGDVMIGTQVAKLTALYGIEEVLELKSGETLLVNAAAGAVGSVAGQIAKMKGCKVVDSRASDAKVAFLKELGFDEAFNYKTVGSLEEALRKAAPDGYDCFFENVGGPFSSVAMSQMKDFGRIAVCGSISTYNDTEAQTGPYPQMTMIVKQLKMEGFMQSRWEPKHPESLRRLMAWLKEGKLQSREHVTKGFENMPAAFMGMLRGENIGKAIVAV
- the LOC119128404 gene encoding prostaglandin reductase 1-like isoform X1 — protein: MVRAKTWTLSKYFQGFPKESDFQLKAEELPEPKDGQVLLEALFLSVDPYMRPFSRVRMKEGDVMIGTQVAKVIQSKNAAFPVGAHVVGRGGWRTHTVSDGSDLIPVMPDWPRDVSLSLALGIVGMPGLTALYGIEEVLELKSGETLLVNAAAGAVGSVAGQIAKMKGCKVVDSRASDAKVAFLKELGFDEAFNYKTVGSLEEALRKAAPDGYDCFFENVGGPFSSVAMSQMKDFGRIAVCGSISTYNDTEAQTGPYPQMTMIVKQLKMEGFMQSRWEPKHPESLRRLMAWLKEGKLQSREHVTKGFENMPAAFMGMLRGENIGKAIVAV
- the txn gene encoding thioredoxin, producing the protein MGLINIQSLEEFEDYLNNSGNKLIVVDFTASWCGPCKMIGPVFEAASKDPDYAHVIFLKVDVDKCQEVSSKCDINCMPTFHCYRNGKKQAEFSGANVEKLKELIKSQSKQQ